The following proteins are co-located in the Flavobacteriales bacterium genome:
- the paaZ gene encoding phenylacetic acid degradation bifunctional protein PaaZ — translation MMKLQNYIAGDWIEGDGEGSPLFNSITGEMVATATTKGLDFDQALQYGREKGSALRKMTFQERGLMLKALAMYLLERKEKYYEVSYKTGATRIDSWIDIEGGIGNLFANASLRRQFGDESYYVDGEYAPMSKGGTFIGHHIMVPKEGIAVHINAYNFPIWGMLEKVAVNWLAGVPAIVKPATVTSFLTETMVKDIVASGILPEGALQLICGSAGDLLDHVGSQDVVTFTGSASTGRMLKSKPSIIENAVPFNMEADSLNSSILGEDAVPGTPEFDIFVKEVVKEITVKCGQKCTAIRRIMVPEKLVEDVQIAVGEKLQKTTIGSPTAEGVRMGALAGQDQMREVKEQVEKLLAENQLVFGNLDQVEALGADGSKGAFMSPILMRNDDPFNAKAVHNIEAFGPVSTILPYKNLDDAIAMSKLGLGSLCCSIVTNNEKTARDFVLGAASYHGRILVLNAECAKESTGHGSPMPLLVHGGPGRAGGGEEMGGKRGVLHYMQRTAIQGTPTMITAITNVYQQGAKQKEVLLNPFMKHFEEVEIGETLVTHKHTVTEADIINFANVSGDHFYAHTDVTSLDGTLFEGRVAHGYWILSKAAGMFVENRKCPVLLNYGIDEARFTKPVYPGMTIGVRLTCKEKIQQEKRDEEDIRKGIVKWQVEVYDQENETCAIATILTMVKNKEQ, via the coding sequence ATGATGAAACTTCAGAACTACATAGCAGGAGATTGGATAGAGGGAGATGGCGAAGGAAGTCCGCTTTTCAACTCCATAACGGGAGAAATGGTGGCAACGGCCACAACCAAAGGGTTGGATTTCGATCAAGCCTTGCAATACGGAAGAGAGAAGGGAAGTGCATTACGGAAAATGACCTTCCAAGAGCGTGGATTGATGTTGAAAGCGCTTGCCATGTATCTTCTGGAGAGAAAGGAGAAGTACTACGAAGTGAGTTACAAGACCGGTGCCACGCGCATCGATTCTTGGATTGATATTGAGGGCGGAATCGGTAACCTGTTCGCCAACGCCAGTCTGCGCAGGCAGTTCGGAGACGAATCCTATTACGTGGATGGCGAATATGCGCCCATGAGTAAAGGCGGAACTTTCATTGGGCATCACATCATGGTGCCGAAAGAAGGAATTGCGGTTCATATCAACGCTTACAATTTTCCTATTTGGGGAATGTTGGAAAAGGTGGCCGTGAACTGGTTGGCGGGCGTTCCGGCCATTGTGAAACCAGCAACGGTTACATCGTTTCTAACGGAAACCATGGTCAAAGACATCGTTGCTTCAGGAATTCTTCCCGAAGGAGCGTTGCAGCTGATCTGCGGCTCGGCTGGTGATCTGCTCGATCATGTGGGCAGTCAGGATGTGGTGACATTCACAGGTTCTGCATCCACGGGAAGAATGCTGAAATCCAAACCTTCCATCATCGAAAATGCTGTACCATTCAACATGGAAGCAGACAGTTTGAACTCTTCCATTCTGGGAGAAGATGCGGTTCCGGGAACGCCTGAGTTTGACATTTTCGTGAAGGAGGTGGTCAAGGAAATTACCGTGAAATGTGGCCAGAAGTGTACGGCCATCCGCAGAATCATGGTGCCAGAGAAGCTGGTGGAAGATGTGCAGATAGCTGTTGGAGAAAAACTTCAGAAGACAACCATCGGTTCGCCAACGGCAGAAGGCGTTCGCATGGGCGCATTGGCAGGGCAGGATCAGATGCGCGAAGTGAAAGAGCAGGTGGAGAAACTGCTGGCAGAAAATCAGCTTGTGTTCGGAAATCTCGATCAAGTGGAAGCACTTGGAGCAGACGGTTCCAAAGGAGCGTTCATGTCACCGATTCTGATGCGGAACGATGACCCATTCAATGCCAAGGCGGTACACAACATCGAAGCCTTCGGACCTGTCAGCACCATTCTTCCTTACAAGAACTTGGATGATGCCATTGCCATGTCGAAACTTGGTTTGGGTTCGCTTTGCTGTTCCATTGTGACAAATAATGAGAAAACTGCCCGCGATTTCGTGCTTGGTGCTGCCTCATACCACGGACGGATTCTTGTGCTGAATGCCGAATGCGCCAAGGAAAGCACAGGTCATGGTTCGCCCATGCCATTGTTGGTGCATGGCGGCCCCGGACGAGCGGGTGGAGGAGAAGAGATGGGAGGAAAGCGTGGCGTGTTGCATTACATGCAGCGAACCGCTATTCAAGGAACTCCGACCATGATCACGGCCATTACCAATGTCTATCAGCAAGGAGCCAAGCAGAAGGAAGTGCTACTCAATCCATTCATGAAGCATTTTGAAGAAGTGGAAATAGGCGAGACGCTGGTCACGCACAAGCACACTGTAACAGAAGCCGACATCATCAACTTCGCCAATGTAAGTGGTGACCACTTCTACGCGCACACAGATGTCACTTCATTGGACGGAACGCTTTTCGAAGGACGCGTGGCGCACGGATATTGGATTTTGAGCAAGGCCGCTGGTATGTTTGTGGAGAACAGAAAATGCCCTGTGTTGCTGAACTATGGCATTGACGAAGCGCGTTTCACCAAACCCGTCTATCCGGGAATGACCATCGGTGTGCGTCTCACTTGCAAGGAGAAGATCCAGCAGGAAAAGCGGGATGAAGAGGACATCCGAAAAGGAATTGTGAAATGGCAGGTTGAAGTTTACGACCAAGAAAACGAAACCTGTGCGATTGCAACGATTCTCACGATGGTGAAGAATAAGGAGCAGTAA
- a CDS encoding alpha/beta fold hydrolase produces the protein MLLKLLRPTRFSKRPIENGISELYETDVNGTRQWLMVRGNSTDLPMLLMLHGGPGFTDMWLSETCNAELEKHFMVVNWDQRGAGKSFDKKADPKHLTINQFVEDGKVVIDHLLQKFGKDRLYLLGQSWGSILGWKLTQEVPEKLHHYIGVGQVSNMAESENRSYKFALEAARKDGNKKAINELENLTMPAPNDGKDPFKALMKQRNWLAYYGGMMKGAKKLSSISKWLMGAKEYSFMDALKFNNGMKVSTSNMWHELLEVDLFHEQLDVQVPVTFILGKLDHTVDHQLSEKFFESIVAPSKQLKWLNAAHMGNITDKEAYARCVIETLDNT, from the coding sequence ATGTTATTGAAACTACTCCGACCAACAAGATTCTCGAAACGCCCTATCGAAAATGGCATTTCGGAACTTTATGAGACCGATGTGAACGGCACCAGACAATGGCTGATGGTGCGTGGCAACTCTACAGACCTGCCCATGCTGCTGATGCTGCATGGCGGACCAGGCTTTACGGACATGTGGCTTTCCGAAACGTGCAATGCTGAACTGGAAAAGCACTTCATGGTAGTGAACTGGGACCAGCGTGGAGCGGGAAAATCATTCGACAAAAAGGCAGACCCGAAGCACCTTACCATCAACCAATTTGTAGAAGACGGCAAGGTGGTGATAGACCATCTGTTGCAAAAGTTCGGTAAAGACAGGCTCTACCTGCTTGGTCAATCATGGGGCAGCATTCTCGGCTGGAAACTGACGCAGGAGGTACCCGAAAAACTGCATCATTACATAGGGGTGGGCCAAGTGAGCAATATGGCCGAAAGTGAGAACCGCTCCTACAAATTTGCACTGGAGGCAGCAAGAAAAGATGGCAACAAAAAGGCCATCAACGAACTGGAGAACCTGACCATGCCCGCCCCGAATGACGGCAAAGACCCGTTCAAGGCGTTGATGAAACAGCGGAACTGGCTTGCTTACTACGGAGGCATGATGAAAGGCGCCAAGAAACTCAGTTCCATATCCAAATGGTTGATGGGTGCCAAGGAATATTCCTTTATGGATGCGCTCAAATTCAACAACGGCATGAAGGTGAGCACCTCCAACATGTGGCACGAGCTGTTGGAGGTAGACCTCTTCCATGAACAGCTGGATGTTCAGGTTCCCGTCACATTCATTCTCGGAAAACTGGACCACACGGTGGATCATCAGCTTTCGGAAAAGTTCTTTGAATCGATAGTGGCCCCATCCAAGCAATTGAAGTGGCTGAATGCCGCACACATGGGAAACATAACCGACAAAGAGGCCTACGCCAGATGTGTGATCGAAACGCTGGATAACACATGA
- the pfkA gene encoding 6-phosphofructokinase — MKTIAVFTSGGDSPGMNACIRAVVRTGLHHGLKVYGIMHGYQGMIEDQFKLLTSDDVGNILQRGGTILKSSRSKDFMTKEGRQKAFDNLKKYGIEGIIAIGGDGTFAGAKVFTEEHRIPFIGLPGTIDNDLIGTDYTIGYDTALNNVIEAVDKIKDTAASHDRLFFVEVMGKDAGFIALRSGIGVGAFAILIPEVHTDLRSLIDHLTAAYTRKKSSSIIIVAEGDDAGGAYKIAEQVVKELPQYETRVSILGHQQRGGSPSALDRMLASQLGYEAVNAILAGKHSVMVGIVNKQVCYTHFDQAIKHHDKVNTDFLKLAEILAA, encoded by the coding sequence ATGAAAACGATCGCGGTATTCACCAGCGGAGGCGATTCACCCGGCATGAATGCCTGCATCCGTGCGGTGGTAAGAACAGGGCTCCATCACGGACTGAAGGTTTACGGCATCATGCATGGCTATCAGGGCATGATCGAGGATCAATTCAAGCTGCTTACCAGCGATGATGTGGGAAACATCCTACAGCGCGGTGGCACCATCCTCAAGTCTTCGCGCAGCAAGGACTTCATGACCAAGGAAGGCCGTCAGAAAGCATTCGATAACCTGAAGAAATACGGCATTGAGGGCATTATTGCCATTGGCGGAGACGGCACCTTTGCTGGCGCGAAGGTCTTCACCGAGGAGCACAGAATTCCCTTCATCGGCCTGCCGGGAACCATCGACAACGACCTTATTGGCACCGATTACACCATCGGGTACGATACGGCTTTGAACAACGTAATTGAAGCGGTGGACAAGATCAAGGACACGGCCGCATCGCACGACCGCCTCTTTTTTGTAGAGGTAATGGGCAAGGATGCCGGTTTCATTGCGCTGCGTTCGGGAATTGGAGTAGGGGCGTTTGCCATTCTCATACCTGAGGTGCACACCGACCTTCGCAGTCTTATCGATCACCTTACGGCAGCATATACGCGCAAAAAGAGCAGCAGCATCATTATTGTGGCCGAAGGCGATGATGCGGGAGGCGCTTACAAGATAGCCGAGCAGGTGGTAAAGGAACTTCCGCAGTATGAGACGCGCGTTTCCATTCTGGGCCATCAGCAGCGGGGCGGCAGCCCTTCGGCCTTGGACCGCATGCTGGCCTCGCAGCTCGGTTATGAGGCGGTCAACGCCATTCTGGCGGGCAAACATTCCGTTATGGTGGGCATTGTGAACAAGCAGGTGTGTTACACGCATTTCGACCAGGCCATCAAGCACCACGATAAGGTGAACACCGATTTCCTGAAGCTGGCGGAGATACTGGCGGCTTAA
- a CDS encoding DUF1987 domain-containing protein — translation MSVTLFIEATDLSPEIDFNLSEKKFVIRGRSMPENSEKFYNPILSWMQENLAFQFLEATFDVALEYYNTGSFIRLMALFNLLEELNKKDNKFRVRWIVEEGDEDNVADGESFREVIRVPFEIIEV, via the coding sequence ATGAGTGTAACGCTGTTCATAGAGGCCACGGACCTGTCACCCGAGATCGATTTCAATCTCTCGGAGAAGAAGTTCGTTATCCGTGGGCGGTCCATGCCCGAGAATTCAGAGAAGTTCTATAACCCGATTCTGAGTTGGATGCAGGAGAATCTGGCCTTCCAGTTTTTGGAGGCCACCTTCGATGTGGCGCTGGAATATTACAACACGGGTTCATTCATCCGCCTGATGGCGTTGTTCAATCTGCTGGAGGAACTGAACAAGAAGGACAACAAGTTCCGGGTGCGATGGATAGTGGAGGAAGGCGATGAGGACAATGTGGCCGATGGCGAGTCGTTCCGCGAGGTGATCAGAGTTCCGTTTGAAATTATTGAAGTGTAA
- a CDS encoding ABC transporter permease subunit, with translation MSGKAEIKQFNFREYAWGQFKKNRAAYISLWTLATLAVMALFAPIIANDQPLYASYKGHSLFPAFSLQNSYELQLEEGKTERIQLDIAKWKQMKLDAVIWAPVPYAPNKSDFLNSDFASPGGKQYFEDPNGEMVDMPGRFRHLLGTNKKGEDVLSGLIHAARISLSIGIIAMGIATVIGLVLGALAGYFGDSKLRTTRGQFYTFILGLVFAYYYAFMIRADNLSDAIGTSGGALLLQLLVSILIFAGICAVFYFLGKLVGKLPLFRSERNIPVDSFISRMIEILISIPRMVLIISIAAVAKPSIINLMLIIGFTSWTGIARFTRAEFLKIRNLEYIQAGQSLGFSEMRIIFRHALPNGVAPALVAIAFGVASAILIESSLSFLGVGVPPDVVTWGSLISSGRENFAAWWLVIFPGIAIILTVAIYNLLGEGLRDATDPKLKT, from the coding sequence ATGAGTGGGAAGGCAGAAATAAAGCAGTTCAATTTCCGCGAATACGCTTGGGGACAGTTCAAGAAGAACCGCGCGGCCTACATCTCCTTGTGGACCCTGGCCACGCTGGCGGTGATGGCACTTTTTGCGCCCATCATCGCCAACGATCAGCCGCTATACGCCAGCTACAAGGGGCATTCACTTTTTCCGGCATTCTCGCTACAGAACTCGTATGAGCTTCAACTGGAGGAAGGAAAGACCGAGCGCATTCAATTGGACATAGCCAAGTGGAAGCAGATGAAACTGGATGCGGTGATCTGGGCACCTGTGCCCTACGCACCGAACAAATCGGATTTCCTGAATTCCGATTTCGCCTCACCGGGAGGAAAACAGTATTTCGAGGATCCGAACGGGGAAATGGTGGATATGCCAGGGCGTTTCCGTCATCTGTTGGGAACCAACAAGAAAGGCGAGGATGTACTGTCCGGGCTGATCCATGCTGCGCGCATCTCGCTTTCCATCGGTATCATCGCCATGGGCATTGCCACGGTTATCGGATTGGTGCTCGGAGCACTGGCAGGCTATTTTGGCGATAGCAAACTGAGAACAACACGTGGTCAGTTCTACACGTTCATCCTCGGGCTGGTGTTCGCGTATTACTATGCCTTCATGATCCGTGCAGACAATCTCTCCGATGCCATCGGAACCTCTGGCGGAGCCTTGCTGCTACAGTTGCTGGTGAGCATTCTCATCTTCGCAGGAATCTGTGCGGTGTTCTATTTCCTCGGAAAACTGGTTGGGAAATTGCCGCTGTTCCGTTCAGAGCGCAACATTCCGGTCGATTCGTTCATTTCCAGAATGATCGAGATCCTGATATCCATTCCTCGGATGGTGCTTATCATCTCCATTGCTGCGGTGGCCAAGCCGTCCATCATCAACCTCATGCTCATTATCGGGTTTACCAGCTGGACGGGCATTGCGCGCTTTACCCGCGCAGAATTCCTCAAGATTCGCAACTTGGAATACATTCAGGCGGGGCAATCGCTCGGTTTCAGCGAAATGCGCATCATCTTCCGCCATGCGCTGCCCAATGGCGTGGCACCAGCGTTGGTGGCCATTGCGTTCGGTGTGGCCTCGGCCATCCTTATCGAATCGAGCCTTTCATTCCTCGGTGTGGGTGTTCCGCCAGATGTGGTCACGTGGGGTTCGCTCATCAGTTCAGGCCGCGAGAATTTCGCTGCGTGGTGGCTGGTCATCTTCCCAGGTATCGCCATCATCCTTACCGTAGCCATCTACAATCTGTTGGGCGAAGGGCTTCGCGATGCCACCGATCCGAAGCTGAAGACCTGA
- a CDS encoding ABC transporter permease subunit: MLKYVLRRILVFIPTLVAITLLGFVIMISAPGDPVERMVVAAQSGGEVGSQTANQIEQKKFWSRKLGLDLPIFYFSLNSMSQSDTLYRVYDRNERESLSRLANVYGNWPAVSDYFQAIDALNDAHGSLRVDSSMAMGYSIDKVKQDINQSFFESSALKATYSENVIEAKLEALTEIYDAPYMASFRPELDNVKAKLQAMKDSATPWKKYVPVINFYPNNQYHRWIFGDGDWLTGKGAEFTTGVIRGDFGTSYRTKMPISEVISIKIFWSFFFTIISVVLGYLVSMPMGIHAAVNKGSRFDTVTTVLVFILFSIPSFWLATVLLMTFANPDVLYWFPASGVEPVRGFAENAGFFEKWGARLPYLILPIISYTYSSFAFLSRTMRVSMLEIVNQDYIRTARAKGLSETKVVYKHALRNALLPIITVFANIFPVAIGGSVVLEVIFTIPGMGNEVYQAIVNQDYPMVVAVLTITGVLTLVGYLVSDILYAVADPRISYSK, encoded by the coding sequence ATGCTGAAGTACGTTCTCCGTAGAATTCTGGTTTTCATACCGACCTTGGTGGCCATTACACTGCTCGGGTTCGTGATCATGATCTCCGCCCCGGGCGATCCTGTGGAGCGGATGGTGGTGGCCGCGCAGAGCGGGGGAGAGGTCGGTTCGCAAACGGCCAATCAGATAGAGCAGAAGAAATTCTGGAGCCGAAAATTGGGACTCGATCTTCCCATTTTCTACTTCAGCCTCAATTCCATGTCGCAGTCGGACACGCTTTATCGCGTTTATGACAGGAACGAACGCGAGTCACTGTCAAGGTTGGCCAATGTTTACGGCAACTGGCCTGCCGTTTCTGATTACTTTCAGGCCATTGATGCGCTGAATGATGCGCACGGTTCGCTGCGGGTCGATAGCAGCATGGCCATGGGGTATTCCATTGATAAGGTGAAGCAGGACATCAATCAGAGCTTTTTTGAATCATCTGCGCTTAAAGCCACATATTCTGAGAACGTGATAGAGGCCAAGCTGGAGGCGTTGACCGAGATCTATGATGCTCCGTACATGGCCAGTTTCCGTCCTGAGTTGGATAATGTGAAGGCGAAACTCCAAGCCATGAAAGATTCGGCCACGCCTTGGAAAAAGTATGTGCCGGTCATCAACTTTTATCCGAACAACCAATATCACCGGTGGATATTCGGTGATGGGGATTGGCTCACAGGCAAAGGCGCTGAGTTCACCACAGGTGTCATCCGTGGAGATTTCGGCACCAGCTACCGCACCAAGATGCCCATCAGCGAGGTGATCTCCATCAAAATATTCTGGTCGTTCTTCTTCACCATTATTTCGGTGGTGTTGGGCTACCTTGTAAGTATGCCTATGGGAATTCATGCTGCGGTAAATAAAGGTTCTCGTTTCGATACCGTTACCACCGTGCTGGTGTTCATCCTGTTCTCCATTCCGAGCTTCTGGTTGGCCACCGTGCTGCTGATGACCTTTGCCAATCCGGACGTGCTTTACTGGTTTCCCGCTTCCGGTGTAGAGCCTGTAAGAGGCTTTGCGGAAAATGCCGGCTTCTTTGAGAAGTGGGGCGCAAGGTTGCCTTACCTGATCCTGCCTATTATCAGTTACACCTACAGTTCCTTCGCATTCCTTTCGCGTACCATGCGCGTTTCCATGCTGGAGATCGTCAATCAGGATTACATCCGTACGGCACGTGCCAAAGGATTGAGTGAAACCAAGGTGGTTTACAAGCATGCGCTGAGAAATGCCTTGCTTCCGATCATTACGGTCTTTGCCAACATATTCCCTGTGGCCATTGGCGGTTCGGTGGTCTTGGAGGTGATCTTCACCATACCGGGCATGGGAAATGAAGTGTATCAGGCCATTGTGAACCAGGATTATCCGATGGTGGTGGCCGTGCTTACCATTACGGGCGTGCTGACGCTGGTCGGGTATCTGGTCTCAGATATTCTGTATGCGGTGGCGGACCCAAGAATCAGTTATTCGAAGTAG
- a CDS encoding homoserine dehydrogenase has protein sequence MEDKKIKLGLFGFGCVGQGLYDVLNQSQILEASVEKICVKDRTKKRKIDSSYFTFDKADILSRDNLDVVVELIDDADEAFKIVSEAMRNGVNVVTANKKMLAENFAELYELQKKYKVALLYEGSAGGSIPIIRNLEEYYDNELLEHVEGILNGSSNYILTMMEVEKMDYSEALNLAQEAGFAESDPWLDVGGFDSKYKLCLLAIHAFGVILKPDQILNLGINNVSFDDIQFAKQRDKRIKLVAKASKIDDTVRVYVLPQFVDRGTALYNINYEYNAVEVEGAYSDRQTLAGKGAGSYPTGSAVLSDVSALTYDYKYAYKKLDKSIKNGRPNLKLDTDFELKLYIRFTDREDLRKLDIVSIEEEYRSTNLNYVVANVKFNSLFNIYNDRENGLFVCVMAE, from the coding sequence ATGGAAGACAAGAAAATCAAACTCGGTCTATTCGGCTTCGGATGTGTGGGGCAAGGACTTTACGATGTGCTGAACCAATCGCAGATATTGGAGGCGAGCGTGGAGAAGATCTGTGTGAAGGACCGAACCAAGAAACGGAAGATCGATAGCAGCTATTTCACGTTTGACAAGGCCGATATTCTGAGCCGCGACAACTTGGATGTGGTGGTGGAGCTGATCGATGATGCGGACGAAGCGTTCAAGATCGTGAGCGAAGCCATGCGCAATGGCGTGAATGTGGTTACGGCCAACAAAAAGATGCTGGCCGAGAACTTCGCGGAGCTGTACGAACTGCAGAAGAAGTATAAAGTGGCGTTGCTTTATGAAGGCTCGGCTGGAGGCAGCATTCCCATCATCCGCAACTTGGAGGAGTATTACGACAACGAGCTTTTGGAGCACGTGGAAGGAATCCTGAACGGTTCATCCAATTATATCCTGACCATGATGGAAGTGGAGAAGATGGATTATTCGGAAGCACTGAATCTCGCTCAGGAAGCGGGCTTTGCCGAAAGCGATCCGTGGCTGGATGTGGGCGGTTTCGATAGCAAGTACAAATTGTGTCTGTTGGCCATTCATGCCTTTGGTGTAATTCTGAAACCCGATCAGATTCTGAACCTCGGCATCAATAACGTTTCGTTCGATGATATTCAGTTTGCCAAGCAGCGCGACAAGCGCATCAAGTTGGTGGCAAAGGCTTCGAAGATCGATGATACGGTGCGAGTTTATGTGCTGCCGCAGTTCGTGGATCGTGGCACAGCGCTATACAATATCAACTACGAATACAACGCTGTTGAAGTGGAAGGTGCTTATTCTGACCGTCAAACGCTGGCTGGAAAAGGTGCGGGTTCGTATCCAACAGGAAGCGCGGTCCTCTCGGATGTTTCGGCACTTACCTATGATTACAAATACGCCTACAAGAAACTCGACAAGTCCATCAAAAACGGTCGCCCGAATCTGAAACTCGACACCGATTTCGAACTGAAATTGTACATCCGCTTCACTGACCGTGAAGACCTGAGGAAACTGGATATCGTTTCAATTGAAGAGGAATACCGTTCTACGAACTTGAATTACGTGGTGGCCAATGTGAAGTTCAACTCACTGTTCAACATCTACAACGATAGGGAGAACGGACTTTTCGTGTGCGTGATGGCGGAATAA
- a CDS encoding phosphoadenylyl-sulfate reductase, translating to MNLQELNDRYGQMTVEDRILNVYRDFDKVLFTSSFGTSAAILLHLVSKLKPEQKVHFIDTTYHFAETMAYRDQLTEQLGLNLEKVLPADWKNAFTRDDQTWTKDPDLCCSINKVEPLDALKPNYEVWMSGLMRFQNTERKSRKIFEKKGNLLKFHPIIDFTEEEQNAYFAEHDLPKHPLEKVGYHSIGCAQCTFKGKGRSGRWGTSGKTECGLHL from the coding sequence ATGAATTTGCAGGAGTTGAACGATAGGTACGGGCAGATGACGGTGGAAGACCGCATCCTGAACGTGTACCGCGACTTCGACAAGGTGCTGTTTACGTCATCGTTCGGAACGTCTGCGGCAATTCTGTTGCATTTGGTTTCGAAGCTGAAACCCGAGCAGAAGGTGCATTTCATTGATACGACCTATCATTTTGCCGAGACGATGGCGTACCGCGATCAGCTCACAGAACAACTCGGTCTGAACCTTGAAAAGGTCCTCCCTGCGGATTGGAAAAATGCATTTACGCGTGATGACCAAACGTGGACAAAAGACCCAGACCTGTGCTGTTCCATCAATAAGGTGGAACCGTTGGATGCGCTGAAGCCAAATTATGAAGTGTGGATGTCGGGGTTGATGCGATTTCAGAACACCGAACGCAAATCGCGGAAGATTTTTGAGAAGAAAGGAAACCTGCTCAAATTCCATCCGATAATCGACTTCACGGAAGAGGAACAGAATGCTTATTTCGCGGAGCATGATCTGCCGAAACATCCCCTCGAAAAAGTCGGGTATCATTCCATCGGTTGTGCGCAATGCACCTTTAAGGGAAAGGGTAGAAGTGGACGTTGGGGAACATCAGGAAAGACGGAATGCGGCTTGCATCTATGA
- a CDS encoding bifunctional precorrin-2 dehydrogenase/sirohydrochlorin ferrochelatase produces the protein MSTQNELYPIFLKVHEFEMLLVGAGNVGLEKLTFLLKSSPNAKVTVVAKFFKQEVIDLAAKHPSVKLIERSFEERDLEGKQLLILATENPSLHEKVKAIAKQKGILTNVADTPEMCDFYLGGIVTKGDLKIAISTNGKSPTLAKRLRQLFEEVIPEDINQLANNLRAIRATLKDDFEFKVKRMNELTVGLLSETKR, from the coding sequence ATGAGTACCCAAAACGAACTATACCCCATTTTCCTGAAGGTTCACGAGTTTGAAATGCTACTTGTAGGCGCTGGAAATGTGGGGTTGGAAAAACTCACGTTCCTGCTCAAAAGCAGTCCGAATGCGAAAGTGACGGTGGTGGCCAAATTCTTCAAACAGGAGGTGATCGACCTTGCTGCAAAACATCCTTCGGTGAAATTGATCGAGCGCTCGTTTGAGGAACGTGACCTGGAAGGAAAACAACTGCTGATCCTGGCAACCGAAAATCCATCGTTGCACGAAAAAGTGAAGGCCATCGCGAAGCAGAAAGGCATTCTGACCAATGTGGCCGATACACCTGAAATGTGCGATTTCTACTTGGGTGGAATTGTGACCAAAGGCGACCTGAAAATTGCCATTTCCACTAACGGAAAATCGCCTACACTTGCCAAACGTTTGCGGCAGCTATTTGAAGAGGTGATCCCAGAAGACATTAACCAATTGGCGAATAATCTACGTGCCATTCGTGCTACGCTCAAGGATGATTTTGAGTTCAAGGTGAAGAGGATGAACGAACTTACCGTAGGACTGTTATCTGAAACCAAACGATAA
- the cobA gene encoding uroporphyrinogen-III C-methyltransferase: MKNNPKLTLLGAGPGDPDLISIKGMKALTKADAVLYDALTHPDLLNYAPKNAPKVFVGKRSGQHSFKQDEINKLIVEYALNYGHVVRLKGGDPFVFGRGQEEIEYVEAFDIPTEVVPGISSSIGVPGLQKIPVTRREDSESFWVITGTTKDLELSKDLTLAAQSSATVIVLMGTKKLALIAETYRNAGRNEMPVAIIQNGSLENEKVVLGTVDTIEKLAADSQIGAPAIIVLGEVVKHHPNFSHAFVETNYLKQ, translated from the coding sequence ATGAAAAATAACCCCAAACTCACATTATTAGGCGCTGGCCCAGGCGACCCAGACCTGATAAGCATCAAAGGTATGAAGGCTTTGACCAAGGCAGATGCCGTACTATACGATGCGCTGACGCACCCTGACCTTTTGAACTATGCTCCGAAAAACGCTCCGAAAGTGTTTGTCGGCAAGCGTTCTGGGCAACATTCATTCAAGCAGGATGAGATCAACAAATTGATTGTGGAATATGCATTGAATTACGGACATGTTGTGCGACTGAAAGGTGGCGACCCGTTTGTGTTCGGGCGTGGACAGGAAGAAATCGAGTACGTTGAGGCATTCGATATTCCTACTGAAGTTGTGCCTGGCATCAGCAGTTCCATCGGTGTTCCTGGATTGCAAAAAATCCCAGTAACGCGAAGAGAAGACAGCGAAAGTTTCTGGGTGATCACAGGCACAACGAAAGATCTTGAACTCTCGAAAGATCTGACGTTGGCGGCTCAAAGCTCAGCCACGGTTATCGTGTTGATGGGAACGAAAAAACTGGCCCTCATCGCAGAAACGTACCGAAATGCTGGTCGCAATGAGATGCCTGTTGCCATCATTCAGAATGGTTCGTTGGAGAACGAAAAGGTGGTTTTGGGTACCGTAGATACGATTGAAAAATTGGCGGCTGATAGCCAGATTGGTGCTCCCGCCATCATTGTTTTGGGAGAGGTGGTGAAGCATCATCCCAATTTCAGTCACGCTTTTGTAGAGACGAATTATTTAAAACAGTAA